The sequence below is a genomic window from Thioclava nitratireducens.
CTTCTTCAAGGTCGTGATCTGGGCACTCCTGCTAATCTCGCTGAAGCTGATCCAGCAAGCGCTCATGAACTGAGGGGGCGGCGTTTAAAGCGCCGCGTCCTTCTGCGGAAGTTTCCCGTCGAGTTCCTCGAATGCCTCGCCCGAGGCGATCAGGCAGCTCACGCCATCCGCCGGGGTGACGATGATCGTCCAGTTGCCCGCCTCCGCCGCGAAAATTTCCAGCACGGAGTTATTTGCGGAGAGCGCCACCATGCGGCGGCTCTCGTGATATTTCGCTTCGAGATTGGCCACGATCTCGTCTCGCTTGCCACAGGCGCGCGACGGATCAGACGGATCCCGCGTCTCACCGAAAGCAGCCTGAGCGAAGCCGATCGCTGCGGCCAGGCCGAGCGTGAGCACATAAGTTTTGTTCAGCATTTTGATCCCTCTGAAAGCATCATCCGAGAGTGACGGTCCAGCTGTCAAGAAAGCTTTACGATGGCGCTGCGCGATGTCGGCAGTTGTGATTTTTCTGCGATGCGGCAAATCTGCCCTTGCCGATTCTGTCCCATTCGTGCGATCTGGCGAAAGAAAATTGCGAGATGGAGAATCAAATGGCCCGCCCGACCCGTTCCGTGCTCTACATTCCCGGCTCGAAACAGCGTGCGCTGGAAAAGGCCACCGGGCTTGCCTGTGACGCGATCATCTTCGACCTCGAAGACGCGGTGGCGATCGACGAGAAGGTCAATGCGCGCGCGCTCCTTGCGAAGACGCTGACCGAGGTCGATTATGGCCCGCGCATGAAGATCGTGCGGGTCAACGGGCTCGACACCGAATGGGGGCGCGAGGATGTGCTGGCCTTTGCCGACGCGATCCGCGCAGGCGCCAAGGTCGATGCGATCCTGATCCCGAAAGTCTCCACGCCCGCCGATCTTATCGCGGTGGCCGATCTCATTCAGAGCGTGCCGCTCTGGGCGATGATGGAGACCGCGCTGGGGATGCTCAACGCGGGCGATATCGCGGCGCATCCGCGGCTCGAAGGCATGGTGATGGGCACCAACGATCTAGCGAAGGAACTCGGGAGCCGCTTCCGCGCCGATCGCCTGCCGATGCAGACGGGGCTGGGCCTGTGCCTTCTGGCCGCGAAAGCGCATGGCAAGATCATCGTCGACGGCGTCTATAACGCCTTCAGGGATGACGAGGGCCTCAAGGCCGAATGCGAACAGGGGCGCGACATGGGCTTCGACGGCAAGACGCTGATCCACCCCGCGCAACTCGAGGTCTGCAATGCGGCCTTCGCCCCTTCCGAGGCCGAGATCGACCTCGCCCGGCGCCAGATCGCTGCCTTTGAGAAAGCCGAGGAAGCGGGGCAGGGTGTCGCGGTCGTGGATGGAAAGATCGTCGAAAATCTGCATATCGTCACGGCGCGGCAAGTCCTCGCCAAAGCGGAGGCGATTGCCGCGCTTGGCAGCTAAGAGGCAATCGCAATGACATTACTCATCCTCGGCGTCCTGATCTGGTCGCTCGCACATCTGGCAAAACGGATCTTTCCGGGCTTCCGGCGCGCGCTCAAAGGGGCCGAGCGTCCGATGGTCGCCGCTCTCGTCCTGATCAGCCTCGTTCTGATGTTCGTCGGCTGGCGCGCAAGCGATCCGGTCTTCTACCTCTGGACGCCGAACGCGGCGCTCAAGGGGATCAACAACCTGTTGATGCTCTTCGCGGTCTACCTGTTCGCGGTCTCGGGCATGAAGCTCTGGCTCAGCGGCAAGATTCGCCACCCGCAGCTGACTGCGGTGAAGACCTGGGCCTTGGCGCACCTGCTGGTCAACCCGACCCTGCCGGGGATCATCCTGTTCGGCGGTCTGCTCGCCTGGGCGGTGGTGGAGGTCATCCTGATCAACAAGAAGTCGAAGCCCGCGAAAGTCATGCCCGAGGTGAAAGTCGGCAAGGAGATCGGCGGCATCGTCGGCACGGTCGTCCTCTTCGGCCTGATCGCGATGATCCACATCTGGTTCGGTCACAACCCGTTCGGAGCCTGAAATGAAAATCTACCGCCTTCTGACCGAGGAAGACACCTCGGCCTTCTGTCACAAGGTCAGCCTTGCGCTGTCC
It includes:
- a CDS encoding NnrU family protein — translated: MTLLILGVLIWSLAHLAKRIFPGFRRALKGAERPMVAALVLISLVLMFVGWRASDPVFYLWTPNAALKGINNLLMLFAVYLFAVSGMKLWLSGKIRHPQLTAVKTWALAHLLVNPTLPGIILFGGLLAWAVVEVILINKKSKPAKVMPEVKVGKEIGGIVGTVVLFGLIAMIHIWFGHNPFGA
- a CDS encoding HpcH/HpaI aldolase/citrate lyase family protein, coding for MARPTRSVLYIPGSKQRALEKATGLACDAIIFDLEDAVAIDEKVNARALLAKTLTEVDYGPRMKIVRVNGLDTEWGREDVLAFADAIRAGAKVDAILIPKVSTPADLIAVADLIQSVPLWAMMETALGMLNAGDIAAHPRLEGMVMGTNDLAKELGSRFRADRLPMQTGLGLCLLAAKAHGKIIVDGVYNAFRDDEGLKAECEQGRDMGFDGKTLIHPAQLEVCNAAFAPSEAEIDLARRQIAAFEKAEEAGQGVAVVDGKIVENLHIVTARQVLAKAEAIAALGS